The following proteins come from a genomic window of Blastococcus sp. HT6-30:
- the rfbB gene encoding dTDP-glucose 4,6-dehydratase — protein sequence MRMLVTGGAGFIGANFVHQTLRDHPEFEVVVLDALTYAGNEASLAAVRDDIEFVHGSVADAELVDRLVGRCDVVVHFAAESHNDNSLRDPSPFLQTNIVGTFTLLEAVRTHGIRYHHISTDEVYGDLALDDPARFTPETPYNPSSPYSSTKAGSDLLVRAWVRSFGISATISNCSNNYGPYQHVEKFIPRQITNVLSGRRPKLYGAGENVRDWIHVDDHNSAVHAILDRGRSGETYLIGADGERSNREVLGLILELTGQPADAFDSVTDRAGHDLRYAIDATKLRTELGWTPRYTDLRDGLAATIEWYRANGGWWRPQKEQVEAGYAARGQ from the coding sequence ATGCGCATGCTCGTCACCGGCGGCGCGGGCTTCATCGGCGCGAACTTCGTGCACCAGACGCTGCGCGACCACCCGGAGTTCGAGGTCGTCGTCCTCGACGCGCTCACCTACGCGGGCAACGAGGCGTCGCTGGCCGCCGTCCGCGACGACATCGAGTTCGTGCACGGCTCGGTCGCCGACGCCGAGCTGGTCGACCGGCTGGTGGGCCGCTGCGACGTCGTCGTCCACTTCGCCGCCGAGAGCCACAACGACAACTCGTTGCGCGACCCGTCGCCGTTCCTGCAGACGAACATCGTCGGCACGTTCACGCTGCTGGAGGCGGTGCGCACGCACGGAATCCGCTACCACCACATCTCCACCGACGAGGTCTACGGCGACCTCGCACTCGACGACCCGGCGAGGTTCACCCCCGAGACGCCGTACAACCCCTCCAGCCCGTACTCCTCGACCAAGGCGGGCTCGGATCTGCTGGTACGCGCGTGGGTGCGCTCGTTCGGCATCTCCGCCACCATCTCGAACTGCTCGAACAACTACGGGCCCTACCAGCACGTGGAGAAGTTCATCCCGCGGCAGATCACCAACGTGCTGTCGGGCCGGCGCCCCAAGCTGTACGGGGCGGGGGAGAACGTGCGCGACTGGATCCACGTCGACGACCACAACTCCGCGGTGCACGCGATCCTCGACCGCGGCCGCTCGGGGGAGACCTACCTCATCGGCGCGGACGGGGAGAGGAGCAACCGCGAGGTGCTCGGGCTCATCCTCGAGCTGACCGGCCAGCCGGCCGACGCCTTCGACTCGGTGACCGACCGCGCCGGGCACGACCTGCGCTACGCCATCGACGCCACCAAGCTGCGCACGGAGCTCGGCTGGACCCCCCGCTACACCGACCTCCGCGACGGCCTGGCGGCCACCATCGAGTGGTACCGCGCCAACGGGGGCTGGTGGCGCCCGCAGAAGGAGCAGGTCGAGGCCGGCTACGCCGCCCGCGGGCAGTGA
- a CDS encoding NAD(P)-dependent oxidoreductase — translation MNAVIVGAGGQLGRALRREFPDAVALDRSALDVTDDAAVRAFDWTGVDIVLNAAAWTAVDAAEDPANLAAVRAANVDAVGYLAEAADRHGCALVHVSSEYVFDGRHAGPIPEDLPPSPLSVYGRSKADGDTCATAIERHWLVRTTWVVGEGSNFVRTMAGLADRGASPSVVDDQIGRLTDAGDLAAGIRHLVQTGAPHGTYNLTGDGDPASWADVAEMVFTARGRSAGDVSRVSTAEYFAGKAGIAPRPLNSVLDLSKIQAAGYRPKDWRDGLRELLRRLS, via the coding sequence GTGAACGCCGTCATCGTCGGCGCGGGCGGCCAGCTCGGCCGGGCGTTGCGCCGCGAGTTCCCCGACGCCGTGGCCCTCGACCGGTCCGCGCTCGACGTCACCGACGACGCCGCCGTGCGCGCCTTCGACTGGACCGGGGTCGACATCGTCCTCAACGCCGCCGCGTGGACGGCGGTCGACGCCGCGGAGGACCCGGCGAACCTGGCGGCGGTCCGTGCCGCGAACGTCGACGCCGTCGGGTACCTGGCCGAGGCGGCCGACCGGCACGGATGCGCACTCGTGCACGTCTCCAGCGAGTACGTGTTCGACGGCCGGCACGCCGGCCCCATCCCCGAGGACCTGCCGCCCTCGCCGCTGAGCGTCTACGGGCGCAGCAAGGCCGACGGCGACACCTGCGCCACCGCCATCGAGCGGCACTGGCTGGTGCGCACCACCTGGGTGGTGGGGGAGGGGAGCAACTTCGTGCGCACGATGGCCGGCCTGGCCGACCGGGGCGCCTCGCCCTCGGTCGTCGACGACCAGATCGGCCGGCTCACCGACGCCGGCGACCTCGCGGCCGGCATCCGCCACCTCGTGCAGACCGGCGCCCCGCACGGCACCTACAACCTGACCGGCGACGGCGACCCGGCCTCCTGGGCCGACGTCGCCGAGATGGTCTTCACCGCCCGCGGCCGCTCCGCCGGTGACGTCAGCCGCGTCAGCACCGCCGAGTACTTCGCCGGGAAGGCGGGCATCGCGCCACGTCCGCTCAACAGCGTGCTGGACCTGTCGAAGATCCAGGCGGCCGGCTACCGGCCGAAGGACTGGCGGGACGGTCTCCGGGAGCTGCTCCGGCGGCTCAGCTGA
- a CDS encoding glycosyltransferase, whose translation MIVPARNEISTIDACLDSIFAQEGVSLEVVVVDNGSTDGTSERLEARAAAEPRLSVLSNPVPSIPASLNAALGAARGKWLVRVDAHSTIPAGYVARAAARLSEGRWVGVGGRKTAVGRSPVGQAIATVLNSRLAVGGSVYHWGTAETVVDHIPFGAYPTALVRELGGWDETILNNEDFEFDQRLRSRGDLLFDPQLSIDWNVRERVGDLFRQYRRYGAGKPAVALRHPDGVRLRHLAPPALVAWLAAAAGISSRRPRLGAAAVAPYVAAVAAASAAIARQAPPGADRRVIPVALTAMQVAWGLGFWKGVAGVLRQAVTRPAQTADGGDTTE comes from the coding sequence GTGATCGTGCCGGCGAGGAACGAGATCTCGACCATCGACGCCTGCCTCGATTCGATCTTCGCGCAGGAGGGAGTCTCCCTCGAGGTGGTGGTCGTGGACAACGGGTCGACCGACGGCACGTCCGAGCGGCTCGAGGCTCGAGCCGCCGCCGAGCCCCGGCTCTCCGTGCTCAGCAACCCCGTCCCGTCCATCCCCGCGAGCCTCAATGCCGCCCTCGGCGCGGCCCGGGGAAAGTGGCTCGTGCGCGTCGACGCTCACTCGACCATCCCCGCGGGGTACGTCGCACGGGCGGCGGCCCGGCTTTCGGAGGGCCGCTGGGTGGGGGTAGGCGGGCGCAAAACCGCTGTCGGGCGCTCTCCGGTCGGCCAGGCCATCGCCACGGTGCTCAACTCACGTCTTGCCGTCGGCGGTTCCGTCTACCACTGGGGGACGGCGGAGACGGTGGTCGACCACATCCCCTTCGGGGCCTACCCCACCGCGCTGGTGCGCGAGCTCGGCGGATGGGACGAGACGATCCTGAACAACGAGGATTTTGAGTTCGATCAGCGGTTGCGCAGCCGTGGGGACCTCCTGTTCGACCCCCAGCTGTCGATCGACTGGAACGTGCGCGAACGCGTCGGCGACCTCTTCCGGCAGTACCGACGCTACGGGGCCGGGAAACCGGCTGTGGCGTTGCGGCACCCCGACGGAGTCCGACTGCGCCACCTGGCGCCACCTGCGTTGGTCGCCTGGCTCGCCGCAGCCGCCGGCATTTCGTCGCGGCGACCGCGCCTCGGCGCCGCGGCCGTGGCGCCCTACGTGGCAGCCGTCGCAGCAGCGTCTGCCGCCATTGCCCGGCAGGCCCCCCCGGGAGCCGACCGTCGAGTCATACCTGTGGCATTGACGGCCATGCAGGTAGCGTGGGGACTGGGCTTCTGGAAGGGCGTGGCGGGCGTCCTCCGGCAGGCCGTCACTCGGCCGGCGCAGACGGCTGACGGCGGCGACACAACCGAGTGA
- a CDS encoding exopolysaccharide biosynthesis polyprenyl glycosylphosphotransferase, which produces MTSPLQQFESNHVVDLHYTQAPSDASVTSPVTASEASGSVGVQPVRDDDPAGPWALTSRFGIRPLLIALDLLAGAIGVLALEWVGRQVGDDSPSRKTAAFALIFLLAMAQAGLYRSRLALSVLDDLPALAGRWLVAAAIAVLGQMMWSRALWEDYIINWRFLWGAMTIGLLTALLRVVGYAAIRRIRSRRLVSHRTLIIGAGRVGHQVADILREHPEYGLHPVGFLDGNPRIPADPSQLPVMGGPEALTDALRDGRVHNVVVAFSSMRESEMVGLIRTCDRYRCELFVVPRLFELHHVDDDMDTAWGLPLVRLRRSTYRSRAWRMKRLFDVCFAGALLLALAPLMAVLALAVRLDSGPGVLFRQERVGVDGRTFEVLKFRTLRPAGTEAATTWNIAEDPRLTRVGRLLRQTSLDELPQLLNILRGDMSVVGPRPERPHFVNEFRNAYPSYEARHRVPSGLTGWAQVHGLRGNTSIADRARFDNYYIENWSLWLDTKIILRTVSSVLRGAGG; this is translated from the coding sequence GTGACCAGTCCGCTGCAGCAGTTCGAATCGAATCACGTCGTCGACCTCCACTACACCCAGGCCCCATCGGACGCCTCGGTCACCTCGCCCGTGACGGCCTCGGAAGCATCCGGGAGCGTGGGTGTCCAGCCGGTCCGTGACGACGACCCGGCCGGTCCCTGGGCTCTGACCTCCCGGTTCGGGATCCGCCCGCTGCTCATCGCGCTGGACCTCCTCGCGGGGGCCATAGGAGTTCTCGCGCTCGAGTGGGTGGGCAGGCAGGTAGGGGACGACTCCCCGTCGCGGAAGACGGCCGCCTTCGCGCTGATCTTTCTGCTCGCCATGGCACAGGCAGGTCTGTACCGGTCCCGGCTGGCCCTGTCCGTCCTCGACGACCTACCTGCGCTCGCCGGCAGATGGCTGGTCGCAGCCGCGATCGCCGTCCTCGGGCAGATGATGTGGTCCAGGGCTCTGTGGGAGGACTACATCATCAACTGGCGCTTCCTCTGGGGCGCCATGACCATCGGACTCCTCACCGCTCTGCTCCGCGTCGTGGGCTATGCCGCCATTCGCCGGATCCGCTCGCGGCGGCTGGTGTCCCATCGCACGCTCATCATCGGCGCGGGACGCGTCGGGCACCAGGTCGCCGACATCCTCCGCGAGCACCCCGAGTACGGCCTGCACCCGGTCGGCTTTCTCGACGGAAACCCACGCATTCCGGCCGATCCGTCGCAGCTGCCGGTCATGGGCGGGCCGGAAGCGCTGACGGACGCGCTGCGGGACGGGCGGGTGCACAACGTCGTCGTGGCCTTCTCCTCCATGCGTGAGTCGGAGATGGTCGGGCTGATCCGGACCTGTGACCGGTACCGCTGTGAACTGTTCGTCGTCCCCCGGCTCTTCGAGCTGCACCACGTCGACGACGACATGGACACCGCCTGGGGGCTGCCGCTCGTGCGCCTGCGGCGGTCGACCTATCGGAGTCGCGCCTGGCGGATGAAGCGCCTGTTCGACGTGTGCTTCGCCGGAGCGCTCCTCCTGGCGCTGGCGCCCCTCATGGCCGTCCTCGCTCTGGCGGTCCGCCTGGACAGCGGGCCGGGCGTGCTGTTCCGCCAGGAGCGGGTGGGCGTCGACGGTCGCACCTTCGAGGTCCTGAAGTTCCGGACGCTGCGCCCGGCCGGGACGGAGGCGGCCACCACCTGGAACATCGCGGAGGACCCGCGGCTGACGAGGGTCGGTCGGCTGCTGCGCCAGACCTCCCTGGACGAGTTGCCCCAGCTGCTGAACATCCTCCGCGGGGACATGAGCGTCGTGGGTCCCCGACCCGAACGGCCGCACTTCGTGAACGAGTTCCGGAACGCCTACCCCAGCTACGAAGCCCGGCACCGCGTGCCGTCCGGGCTGACCGGCTGGGCCCAGGTGCACGGCCTCCGCGGGAACACGTCGATCGCCGACCGGGCTCGCTTCGACAACTACTACATCGAGAACTGGTCGCTGTGGCTTGACACGAAGATCATTCTCCGTACCGTCAGCTCGGTCCTGCGGGGCGCCGGCGGCTGA
- a CDS encoding glucose-1-phosphate cytidylyltransferase → MAGTEGALETAEIPVVILCGGMGTRLREASEQLPKPLVDIGGRPILWHIMKTYSHYGFRRFVLCLGYKGDLIKDYFVDHRARMNDFTLRLAGNQELEFHTALEDEDWEITFAETGLTTATGARIARVAQYLDAPRFALTYGDGIGAVDLPSALKTHEASGKLGTMTAVHPSGRYGEMVLDGDDVTQFNEKQSQTGYVNGGFFFFERSFVDEYLDPEKTDEMLEHAPLQRLARDGQLGVFRHEGFWMGMDTFRDWKELNGLWDDGRAEWKIW, encoded by the coding sequence ATGGCCGGAACCGAGGGAGCGCTGGAGACCGCCGAGATCCCCGTCGTCATCCTGTGCGGCGGCATGGGAACGCGGCTGCGGGAAGCGAGCGAGCAGTTGCCCAAGCCCCTGGTGGACATCGGCGGCCGCCCCATCCTGTGGCACATCATGAAGACCTACAGCCACTACGGGTTCCGGCGGTTCGTGCTGTGCCTGGGCTACAAGGGCGATCTGATCAAGGACTACTTCGTCGACCACCGAGCCCGGATGAACGACTTCACCCTCCGTCTCGCCGGGAACCAGGAGCTCGAGTTCCACACCGCCCTGGAGGACGAGGACTGGGAGATCACGTTCGCGGAGACCGGGCTCACGACTGCGACCGGAGCGCGGATCGCCCGGGTGGCCCAGTACCTGGACGCGCCGCGTTTCGCGCTCACCTACGGCGACGGCATCGGTGCGGTGGATCTCCCCAGCGCCCTGAAGACCCACGAGGCCAGCGGCAAGCTCGGCACCATGACCGCCGTGCACCCATCCGGTCGCTACGGCGAGATGGTCCTCGACGGTGACGACGTCACGCAGTTCAACGAGAAGCAGTCGCAGACCGGCTACGTCAACGGCGGGTTCTTCTTCTTCGAGCGTTCCTTCGTCGACGAGTACCTCGACCCCGAGAAGACCGACGAGATGCTCGAGCACGCTCCGCTCCAACGGCTCGCCCGGGACGGACAGCTGGGCGTGTTCCGCCACGAGGGCTTCTGGATGGGCATGGACACCTTCCGTGATTGGAAGGAGCTCAACGGCCTCTGGGACGACGGCCGGGCCGAGTGGAAGATCTGGTAG
- a CDS encoding sugar transferase — protein MISTTEDVVGSPRSDGQVRPAPSPLRPVREHHGADRRRWRSRYVVSVVLGDAGCALAGGLMGLFARFGGDAVAISSAGPEQAVAVVAAMPFVWVLAMFMGRAYEQRYLWVGADEFRRVAMASVGVMAAFGTTSWALKWDVARGFVVVALPMAALLTLFQRYARRQALHRERGRGRCQQTTLVVGHRSGVAALHELVDASRYHGLHIVGCCLPAAAGSREQDFDGLPVLGSLDDVIDVVQRYGIDTVAVLPSPELEGPALRRLGWDLEQTEAELLLAPAVTEFAGPRVAIRPVAGLPLLHVERPELTGPRRMAKATFDATAAAIGLVLLLPVLLGIAAAVGLTSRGPVLYKQERVGRDGRIFRMLKFRSMVVDAEQRLAELQANSDGNGVLFKMRDDPRVTRVGRVLRRYSLDELPQLVNVLCGQMSLVGPRPPLSHETDRYGFDMHRRFLVKPGMTGLWQISGRSDLSWDDSVRMDVRYVENWSFGMDLFILWKTLGAVRGGSGAY, from the coding sequence ATGATCTCGACGACCGAGGACGTCGTCGGCTCTCCGCGGAGTGACGGACAGGTCCGCCCCGCCCCGTCCCCGCTGCGGCCGGTGCGCGAGCACCACGGTGCGGACCGCCGCAGGTGGCGTTCCCGGTACGTCGTCTCGGTGGTCCTGGGTGACGCCGGCTGCGCCCTGGCGGGTGGCCTCATGGGTCTGTTCGCCCGCTTCGGCGGGGACGCGGTGGCGATCTCGAGCGCCGGCCCGGAGCAGGCGGTGGCCGTCGTCGCCGCCATGCCGTTCGTGTGGGTGCTGGCCATGTTCATGGGCCGCGCCTACGAGCAGCGCTACCTGTGGGTGGGTGCGGACGAGTTCCGCCGGGTGGCGATGGCGAGCGTGGGCGTCATGGCCGCGTTCGGCACCACCAGCTGGGCGCTGAAGTGGGACGTCGCCCGCGGGTTCGTGGTGGTGGCCCTCCCGATGGCCGCGCTCCTCACCCTGTTCCAGCGCTACGCCCGCCGGCAGGCCCTGCACCGGGAGCGGGGCCGGGGCCGCTGCCAGCAGACGACGCTGGTCGTGGGGCACCGCAGTGGCGTGGCGGCCCTGCACGAGCTCGTCGACGCCAGCCGCTACCACGGCCTCCACATCGTCGGGTGCTGCCTGCCCGCCGCGGCCGGGTCCCGGGAGCAGGATTTCGACGGACTGCCGGTGCTCGGCTCGCTGGACGACGTCATCGACGTCGTCCAGCGGTACGGGATCGACACCGTGGCCGTGCTGCCCAGCCCCGAGCTGGAGGGGCCGGCGCTGCGGCGCCTGGGCTGGGACCTCGAGCAGACGGAGGCGGAGCTCCTGCTCGCCCCGGCCGTCACCGAGTTCGCCGGGCCCCGGGTGGCGATCCGGCCGGTGGCGGGCCTGCCGCTCCTGCACGTCGAACGCCCCGAGCTCACCGGCCCTCGGCGGATGGCCAAGGCCACCTTCGACGCCACGGCGGCGGCGATCGGGCTGGTGCTGCTGCTCCCCGTTCTCCTGGGCATCGCCGCGGCGGTCGGCCTGACCAGCCGGGGGCCGGTCCTCTACAAGCAGGAGCGGGTGGGCCGGGACGGTCGGATCTTCCGGATGCTGAAGTTCCGATCCATGGTGGTCGATGCCGAGCAGCGCCTCGCCGAGCTCCAGGCGAACAGCGACGGCAACGGGGTGCTGTTCAAGATGAGGGACGATCCACGGGTGACCCGGGTGGGACGCGTCCTCCGTCGCTACTCCCTCGACGAGCTGCCGCAGCTGGTCAACGTCCTGTGCGGGCAGATGTCCCTCGTCGGCCCGCGGCCACCACTGTCGCACGAGACCGACCGCTACGGCTTCGACATGCACCGCCGGTTCCTGGTGAAGCCCGGGATGACCGGGCTCTGGCAGATCAGCGGCCGGTCCGATCTCAGCTGGGACGACTCCGTGCGGATGGACGTCCGCTACGTGGAGAACTGGTCGTTCGGGATGGACCTGTTCATCCTCTGGAAGACCCTCGGTGCGGTCCGCGGCGGTTCCGGGGCGTACTGA
- a CDS encoding alpha-hydroxy acid oxidase translates to MLPALTQFEATARERLEPAVWEYYRSGGGQELTVGEAEAAWCRYRLRPRVLRDVSEVDLRTTLLGVTVDSPFVVAPMAFHALAHPDGECATMTGTGRAGALGVVSTRASRTLEDVGVSATGPWWFQAYLMRDRGLTEALVQRAAVAGARAIVLTVDTPYVGRKSRVDGVRISVPDDLFLVNLAQHLVPGSIGREAAEQDPSMTSEVISRLAEVCGLPVVVKGVLRGDEAAKCVDAGAAAVIVSNHGGRQLDRAVPTALALPEVVDAVAGRVPVLVDGGIRSGLDALVALALGASAVLIGRPVLWALGAGGADAVEDALRTLTADLAHVLALSGAPRLGDLDRSMVTAWRE, encoded by the coding sequence ATGCTGCCTGCCCTGACCCAGTTCGAGGCCACCGCCCGTGAACGTCTCGAGCCGGCGGTCTGGGAGTACTACCGGTCAGGTGGGGGGCAGGAATTGACGGTCGGCGAGGCGGAGGCCGCCTGGTGCCGCTACCGTCTCCGGCCGCGCGTCCTCCGGGACGTCTCCGAGGTCGATCTGAGAACCACCCTGCTGGGCGTCACGGTCGACAGTCCGTTCGTCGTCGCTCCCATGGCTTTCCACGCGTTGGCCCATCCGGACGGTGAATGCGCCACGATGACCGGGACCGGCAGAGCGGGCGCGCTCGGCGTGGTGTCGACGCGTGCCTCGCGAACGCTCGAGGACGTAGGCGTCAGCGCAACGGGGCCCTGGTGGTTCCAGGCCTACCTGATGCGTGACCGAGGGCTCACCGAGGCGCTTGTGCAACGTGCCGCCGTCGCCGGGGCCCGGGCCATCGTGCTCACCGTGGATACCCCCTACGTCGGACGGAAGTCGCGCGTGGACGGCGTCCGCATCTCGGTGCCCGACGACCTCTTCCTCGTGAACCTGGCACAGCACCTCGTCCCCGGGTCGATCGGCCGAGAGGCCGCGGAACAGGACCCGTCGATGACGTCGGAGGTCATCAGCCGACTGGCCGAGGTCTGCGGTCTGCCGGTGGTGGTGAAGGGCGTCCTCCGCGGCGACGAGGCCGCCAAGTGCGTCGATGCCGGGGCAGCCGCCGTGATCGTGTCCAACCATGGGGGCCGGCAACTGGACCGGGCGGTGCCTACGGCGCTCGCGCTGCCGGAGGTCGTCGACGCCGTCGCCGGCCGCGTCCCGGTACTGGTAGACGGCGGTATCCGCAGCGGGCTGGACGCCCTCGTGGCACTGGCCCTCGGAGCGAGCGCCGTGCTGATCGGCCGGCCGGTCCTGTGGGCCCTGGGAGCGGGTGGCGCTGATGCCGTGGAAGACGCGCTTCGCACGCTGACCGCGGACCTGGCACACGTGCTCGCGCTGTCCGGCGCCCCACGGCTCGGGGATCTCGACCGGAGCATGGTGACCGCGTGGCGGGAGTGA
- a CDS encoding LCP family protein, with translation MDDDTRRIGDGRTDAELGRARAERLLLRDQVDEEGPDRDGTPSDPERPRRRLRRLLISLGVLGLVLALLIGGGFWYLTSRYGGNIDRVGDVFADLEEGTRPAPARTAAGTPVTFLLMGSDTRATSDEGIAEGGRSDAIMIARFTGDRTHAQVISIPRDSWVEIPGHGMNKINAAYAFGGPTLLIQTVEQLTGVRIDHYAAIDFEGLIQVTDDLGGVDVVVAETTTNGPYTFTAGVNHLDGDQARWYLGQRYGLTGGDFDRVRRQQQYLKSMFGQLFNSNTFGDPAKLDSALLTVTDAVAVDDGLGNADLLNLAYSLRGITPETVDFFTVPVLGTGQEGAASVVYLDHTSADRLWGYLRTDSLAPNADEFAEQALPDVPR, from the coding sequence GTGGACGACGACACACGCCGCATCGGCGACGGGCGCACCGACGCCGAGCTGGGGCGTGCCCGCGCGGAGCGGTTGCTCCTCCGGGACCAGGTCGACGAGGAGGGTCCGGATCGTGACGGGACGCCGTCGGACCCCGAGCGCCCGCGCCGCCGACTGCGGCGGCTGCTGATCTCCCTCGGTGTGCTCGGCCTGGTTCTCGCACTCCTCATCGGTGGCGGATTCTGGTACCTGACCAGCCGGTACGGCGGCAACATCGACCGGGTCGGCGACGTGTTCGCCGACCTCGAGGAGGGAACTCGCCCCGCGCCGGCTCGGACCGCCGCGGGAACGCCGGTCACCTTCCTGCTCATGGGTTCGGACACCCGGGCGACGTCGGACGAGGGCATCGCCGAGGGCGGTCGGTCCGACGCGATCATGATCGCCCGCTTCACCGGTGACCGGACGCACGCCCAGGTCATCTCGATCCCCCGGGACAGCTGGGTGGAGATCCCCGGCCACGGGATGAACAAGATCAATGCCGCGTATGCCTTCGGCGGCCCCACGCTGCTGATCCAGACCGTCGAGCAGTTGACCGGCGTGCGCATCGACCACTACGCCGCGATCGACTTCGAGGGCCTCATCCAGGTCACCGACGACCTGGGCGGGGTGGACGTCGTCGTGGCCGAGACGACGACGAACGGCCCGTACACCTTCACGGCGGGCGTCAACCACCTCGACGGGGACCAGGCGCGCTGGTATCTCGGGCAGCGCTACGGCCTGACCGGCGGCGACTTCGACCGCGTGCGCCGGCAGCAGCAGTACCTGAAGTCGATGTTCGGCCAGCTGTTCAACTCGAACACGTTCGGCGATCCCGCCAAGCTCGACAGCGCCCTGCTGACCGTCACCGACGCCGTGGCCGTCGACGACGGCCTCGGCAACGCCGACCTGCTGAACCTGGCGTACTCCCTGCGGGGCATCACCCCGGAGACGGTGGACTTCTTCACCGTTCCCGTGCTGGGGACCGGGCAGGAGGGCGCGGCGAGCGTCGTCTACCTCGACCACACGTCGGCCGACCGCCTGTGGGGCTACCTCCGCACGGACTCCCTGGCGCCGAACGCCGACGAGTTCGCCGAGCAGGCGTTGCCGGACGTCCCCCGCTGA
- a CDS encoding UDP-glucose/GDP-mannose dehydrogenase family protein — translation MKISVVGCGYLGAVHAASMAELGHEVVGIDVDERKIASLSDAKAPFYEPGFEELLERTLATGRLRFSTDVGDAAGAAVHFLCVGTPQKRGEYAADLRYVEAATESLLDVLRPGELVAGKSTVPVGTAARLAELVAGKVPGALLAWNPEFLREGFAVQDTLHPDRLVYGLPAGEDGETARKLLDEVYAPIVERGTPQVVTDYATAEMVKTAANSFLATKISFINAMAELCEATGADVKQLADAIGYDDRIGRKFLNAGLGFGGGCLPKDIRAFMARAGELGADQALTFLREVDNINMRRRIRMVELAREVCDGSLLGKRVAVLGAAFKPDSDDIRDSPALNVAAQLQLQGAVVRVTDPAAVENSRRLWPQLEYADTAEEAAERADAVLVLTEWTQYRELDPVAFGRVVAQKRVLDGRNALDRERWTAAGWTYRALGRRAG, via the coding sequence ATGAAGATCTCGGTCGTCGGTTGCGGCTATCTCGGTGCCGTCCACGCGGCCTCGATGGCCGAGCTGGGTCACGAGGTCGTCGGCATCGACGTCGACGAGCGCAAGATCGCCTCGCTGTCGGACGCGAAGGCGCCGTTCTACGAACCAGGCTTCGAGGAGCTGCTCGAGCGCACCCTCGCGACCGGACGGCTCCGCTTCAGCACGGACGTCGGTGATGCTGCCGGTGCCGCGGTGCACTTCCTGTGCGTGGGCACGCCGCAGAAGCGCGGCGAGTACGCCGCGGACCTGCGCTACGTCGAAGCGGCCACCGAGTCGCTGCTCGACGTGTTGCGGCCGGGAGAGCTGGTCGCCGGCAAGTCGACGGTTCCGGTGGGCACCGCCGCGCGCCTGGCCGAGCTCGTGGCGGGCAAGGTGCCGGGGGCGCTGCTGGCGTGGAATCCGGAGTTCCTCCGCGAGGGCTTCGCCGTCCAGGACACCCTCCACCCGGACCGGCTGGTCTACGGGCTGCCGGCAGGGGAGGACGGCGAGACGGCGCGGAAGCTGCTCGATGAGGTGTACGCGCCGATCGTCGAGCGGGGCACGCCGCAGGTGGTCACCGACTACGCGACCGCGGAGATGGTGAAGACGGCGGCGAACTCGTTCCTGGCCACGAAGATCTCCTTCATCAACGCGATGGCCGAGCTGTGCGAGGCCACCGGTGCCGACGTCAAGCAGCTGGCCGACGCGATCGGGTACGACGACCGGATCGGCCGGAAGTTCCTCAACGCCGGGCTCGGGTTCGGTGGCGGCTGCCTGCCCAAGGACATCCGCGCGTTCATGGCCCGGGCCGGCGAGCTGGGGGCGGATCAGGCGCTGACGTTCCTGCGCGAGGTGGACAACATCAACATGCGGCGGCGGATCCGCATGGTGGAGCTGGCCCGGGAGGTCTGCGACGGGTCGCTGCTGGGCAAGCGGGTGGCGGTGCTGGGTGCGGCGTTCAAGCCCGACAGCGATGACATCCGTGATTCCCCGGCGCTGAACGTGGCCGCCCAGCTGCAGCTGCAGGGCGCTGTCGTGCGGGTCACCGATCCGGCCGCGGTGGAGAACAGTCGTCGGCTGTGGCCGCAGCTGGAGTACGCGGACACCGCCGAAGAGGCGGCCGAGCGGGCCGACGCCGTGCTGGTGCTGACGGAGTGGACGCAGTACCGGGAACTGGACCCGGTCGCCTTCGGCCGGGTCGTGGCGCAGAAGCGGGTGCTCGACGGGCGCAACGCGCTGGACCGGGAGCGGTGGACCGCCGCCGGCTGGACCTACCGCGCGCTCGGCCGCCGCGCCGGCTGA